From Daucus carota subsp. sativus chromosome 6, DH1 v3.0, whole genome shotgun sequence:
ttaaaaatacttttattattagatataggatcggatattattattattgtatagtATTAGATTTGGGATATTATTAGGGTGATAGGGGGAGAGTGCGAGGCGAAGTGAGATACTACAATTTTTTTCGTGGTTGAAGGTTTCttatttaaatctcttttatttTCTAGTTAATTTAATTAGTGTTAATTTAGTCATATTTACTAGTTATTTTAAAACATCCACATGCATGTTCACCCTGGGAGACAACTGATGGTAATTGAACCAAAATTGATCGAACATGTGTTCTTGAGCATACAACTCGCATTTGTCCGTCTACAAACAGTAGAGACCATGCTCTTGcggttatataatataatttttgtcatACTCGCAGTGagataaattttttgtttttttccatGGAAGGAGTATTAGTTTTGGATTTGTTTGTCAAACaactccaaaaaaaattaaacgcACTCTAAcataattgtttttagttttattattttgtaaataaagttgtatttaaaaaaataatttaacagaTTGTAATATACGTCTGAATAACAAGAAGAAAATAAGATCaacaaattaatttacaaaaatttattgAATTGGTCGAGTAGCCAATTAATCGAGTCTGTCATCGAGCACCATTGTTGACTTCTATTATCGGATATGATCCAAGTATACGCACCGATGTAGCGAAATCCTGTAacatttaacatataatcatATTACCATAACAATTTACCTATGTGAGAGATTTATATTGATCATCATGGTTATGATCTCTATATTTTCTGGGTGGAAGCAAAATTTGTTATTATGGACAAGTAGGTAACTGGTCGGTGATTCCTATACTGCGAAGTTAGGGGCCATTTTTACTTTGAATAAGATCAATGGTCTTCCAATTTAATGTGTTTAGGTGGAGTAAACCAAACCTTAAGTTTTGTGACAACATACTCTACATCTGACTCTTCCTTGACTTCAAAATCAACATAAAAGAGATAATCAAAGCACCTGCATTAATGAATTTGTCCGTTACTTATAAGCCGAATTACGAACTGTTTAAATCTGTTAGTGTTTACAAAAAAAGATGTcaaatgaattatatattttcttcgaATCCTGAAAACAGTGGACTAAGAAAAATACAACTTACTTACCTTTCAGTGGATCTATCAGCCACATTcggtaatatatttatttgaggCCTGCTCACAACCTACAACCACGACCAAGAGAAACAACTTTTAACCTGTACATATTCACTAGCTTCACATAATTGATTTAGTTTCCTTTGTAGCATGCTTACCTTTGTGAGCTTAAATGTTTTACTGGTTACAAATACTGAAGGGGTTTTATGCACATCTTTAGGGCTTTCTCGCAGAGTGAATACAAGGCTCGTCTGAAAAGGAACACAAAGAACTTGCATAGGAAATTTAAAACAAGAAATTACTgatgaaaaatttaaagaattttcCGCTACATACTTTGAAGGACCCGTCATTTGTCTAGCTAGTATCCAGAAACGGGTAATACTTCCCTTATTCCCGTCCTGCACCaagaaatcatatattataaatgtcatatttaatgaacatatataatataacctCCTAGACTAAACGTAAATAAGGAAACCAGATGATTCAAGAAATTTTACCTGGATTCCTCTTGCAACTACGTGCAAGGTATATAATCCAACAGCTTTTTCACTTCCGATTACACCAGTGTGGTCTTCGGCGGTACCAATTACAAGATCAGTTTCTTCCTTATATGATAGTATAAGCTGGACCAAACAATGTGGTTTAGGGAACAAAGGTGACTGATACAAATATTGAACGGGATGACATTTAAATAACTGGAGATCACCTGAGCATAATATGGATCATCAATAACAATGTCTTTTTCAACACCCAGGTTACCCAGGAACGTTTTGGTTTGCCCAAGTGCCTGCCgatgagcaacaagttgtcaaTTGATAAATTGAAGTATTGAACTATATAAGACGATATATAATTGTGACATCACATCATAGATTATTGTTGACCTGTGGATGTCCTAGAACACGTTCCAACTGTTCTAGTTTGACGCCAGGTCGTGCTAGGAGGCAGAACTTGGTGGATACTTCAACTTCACCAACAATGTGCAGCTGGTGAGAATTGATTAAATCGTAATTTTCAACAAAACTCCCACCCAATGAATTTTCTATGGGAATGACTACTCTGTCAGCCCCATGAGATTCAACTGCCtgcattatttatttaaaaagaaaattacgaAACTGGGTATTGGTATATTAACTGAGCTGGACTATGCATGGGAAATATTATGTATCATATAAGGTTGTATAAACTTAAAatgatttcttatttttacCAAGATATCATGTCCTTCTTATTAATCTCAAGAGTAAAAATTAAGTTACTTCACACATATATTGGGTAAAGATGATAAAATAACTGCAACAGTTCGTTGAAGTAGTAGTAATTAGTAGAAATGTGAAGAACCTGCACTGCATTCTCAGATGTCTCGCAAGGATCTAACTGACAACCAGGATAAACTGCAAGTACAGCTTCCTCACTGCATGCTCCTATTATTCCCTGCATATCACCATCAAAGTAATAATTATGCTAAGtaattaaaagtcttaatttgGTGTGTCCAAGTGCATCAATATATTCGATATTATAGTGTGTATTGGTGTATTTTATGTTTTGTGGTGATGGCTACATCATACAAGTTGTAATTATACCTTATAAGCTACTTTAAGGTGGGGACTGGGGAAAGGTGGAAACTGGGTGACCACTAGCATTTGGTTGGTGGTCTCTTGATTGTGCCCTTCCAAATGAAACCTGACCAGTGTTAGAATTCAAACttgaaaataattaatacaatataatatatatgttgtgaAGTAACGTGCATGCATGGGAGAAGTCAGCTGTGTAGATTAACTCTCAAGAAATATGCAGAACAGGTTCCTGAAATTATGGATGTCTAGGTTGACAAGTATAAGCAGCAGGTAAGTCACAGCTAAGTTGAATAAGCATTATACACGGTTTGTAGAAATAAGTGCAGCTGAAATTATGGTGGGTACAGACGTGTGAAGTAATATTTATATGCATGCATGGAGCTAAGTATTTGAATAGGTGATAAGCTCTCCTGGAAATAAGGTGGGCTTTCAAGCAAGGTGGTGGTCAAAACTATGTACTGATAAATGAAATAGGAACGTGGGAGTCTGGGAAGCTAAATAGAAGGCTACATGCAACTTACATGTATAGATTATAGGCTGGCCATTAAAAGAGTAAAGACTTATATGTACTACACGTCTAAACAGAGAAGGCAACAACTGGGTCATGTGGAAAATGAATGAAGCCCTAAAATAAGGTGGCTGTACGCGTAGGTATTAATACACTACACCAATTCTGGCCAATTACGACGGATATCTTACGACGGAAA
This genomic window contains:
- the LOC108226839 gene encoding arogenate dehydratase/prephenate dehydratase 2, chloroplastic-like translates to MLVVTQFPPFPSPHLKVAYKGIIGACSEEAVLAVYPGCQLDPCETSENAVQAVESHGADRVVIPIENSLGGSFVENYDLINSHQLHIVGEVEVSTKFCLLARPGVKLEQLERVLGHPQALGQTKTFLGNLGVEKDIVIDDPYYAQLILSYKEETDLVIGTAEDHTGVIGSEKAVGLYTLHVVARGIQDGNKGSITRFWILARQMTGPSKRALYSLCEKALKMCIKPLQYL